One segment of Armatimonadota bacterium DNA contains the following:
- the rpsR gene encoding 30S ribosomal protein S18: MPAPKRGGQPSKYKRVRRKVCTFCVDKVDYIDYKSANRLRRFVSERGKILPRRTTGTCASHQRSLTHAIKRAREIALLPFTAE; the protein is encoded by the coding sequence ATGCCAGCACCTAAAAGAGGCGGCCAACCCTCTAAATATAAAAGAGTACGCAGGAAGGTATGCACGTTTTGCGTGGATAAGGTTGACTATATAGACTACAAGAGCGCCAACCGGCTGCGCAGGTTCGTCTCCGAACGCGGTAAGATATTGCCGCGCAGGACGACGGGGACATGCGCATCGCATCAGCGTTCTCTTACCCATGCGATCAAGAGGGCACGCGAAATCGCGTTGCTGCCTTTCACAGCGGAATAG
- a CDS encoding SIS domain-containing protein: MSTEQPTPILDNLEEMQAVDKRNMLRLVRELPEQCETALGIGRSLPIEPLLFTPNVVFVTGTGSCATAADIIVEAVCEDISIPIFSDHGGRLPCYIEENSLVFIIDYTGKSSSALSNYREAKLRGATIICVTGGGKLNEAAAKDGTTVIKLPLGQPARSAIGYLFIPVIAVLETMELLTGQIEKLSYGIRLIKNARESLRSEVRQERNVAKQAALMLKDKLAVIFGATGYRSVVAERLKVQISSNAKSAACRGNFPDVIDGSISGWELTGKGCSKVGFVFLTDAQDKSEIPDQMNAAGKLLSDCSVVDLDMKGNTNIEKLLYGIYLADFVSVYLAFLYGVDPTATEFASRIETGGAGEEVSE; this comes from the coding sequence ATGAGTACAGAGCAGCCGACACCGATCTTGGACAATCTGGAGGAGATGCAAGCGGTGGACAAGAGGAATATGCTCAGGCTCGTCAGGGAACTGCCCGAGCAGTGCGAGACAGCACTTGGGATCGGACGCAGTCTACCTATAGAACCTTTGCTTTTCACCCCCAACGTGGTTTTTGTCACCGGAACAGGCAGTTGTGCGACAGCGGCCGATATAATCGTCGAAGCTGTTTGCGAAGACATCTCAATCCCCATTTTCAGCGATCATGGCGGTCGCCTTCCCTGTTACATCGAAGAAAACTCTCTGGTATTTATCATTGATTATACCGGCAAGAGTTCTTCTGCACTCAGCAATTATCGTGAAGCCAAGCTCAGGGGCGCTACCATTATATGTGTTACCGGTGGAGGCAAACTCAACGAAGCAGCCGCCAAAGACGGCACAACGGTGATCAAGCTCCCTTTAGGCCAGCCTGCGCGGTCCGCAATAGGCTATCTCTTTATTCCGGTCATTGCCGTTTTGGAGACGATGGAATTATTGACGGGCCAGATCGAGAAGCTTTCCTACGGCATCAGACTGATCAAAAACGCGCGTGAGAGTCTCAGAAGTGAGGTGCGGCAGGAACGAAATGTCGCCAAACAGGCCGCCTTGATGCTTAAAGATAAGCTGGCAGTCATATTCGGCGCTACGGGTTATCGCTCGGTTGTAGCCGAACGCCTTAAAGTTCAGATCAGTTCCAATGCCAAGTCTGCTGCCTGCCGTGGCAATTTCCCTGACGTAATTGATGGATCGATATCGGGTTGGGAACTCACCGGCAAAGGATGCAGTAAGGTCGGGTTCGTTTTTCTAACCGACGCGCAAGACAAGAGTGAAATTCCCGACCAAATGAACGCGGCAGGAAAACTGCTCAGTGATTGTAGTGTTGTTGATCTCGATATGAAAGGTAACACGAATATCGAGAAGCTGCTGTATGGCATTTATCTGGCTGACTTTGTAAGTGTCTATCTTGCATTTCTATACGGGGTTGACCCGACGGCTACCGAGTTCGCGAGCCGGATCGAGACCGGTGGCGCAGGAGAAGAGGTCTCCGAATAG
- the rpsF gene encoding 30S ribosomal protein S6 → MNTTIRNYEAMYIVDSTLTDEQTSPIIDKYSTLVTDQGGEVQAHAKWDKRRLAYEIKGRREGTYILMYFTGEANVEKELDRVFRISDEIIRHIILRVEPERIDTSYVERAQASARVVEETPAAEEAEQAPAAQEAGVQETPAEETPAAEESVATEEIAQEEPKEE, encoded by the coding sequence GTGAATACCACGATACGTAACTACGAAGCAATGTACATTGTCGATTCCACGCTTACCGACGAGCAGACCAGCCCCATTATCGATAAATACTCCACACTCGTGACGGATCAGGGCGGCGAGGTCCAGGCCCATGCAAAATGGGACAAGCGACGACTGGCCTACGAGATCAAAGGGCGCCGCGAAGGCACATACATACTTATGTATTTTACCGGCGAGGCGAACGTCGAAAAGGAACTGGACCGTGTGTTCCGAATTTCGGACGAGATAATACGGCACATCATCCTGCGAGTCGAACCCGAGCGGATCGATACTTCATATGTCGAGCGCGCACAGGCGTCCGCCAGGGTCGTTGAAGAGACTCCGGCAGCCGAAGAAGCTGAGCAGGCACCTGCCGCGCAGGAAGCTGGGGTCCAGGAGACTCCCGCAGAGGAAACTCCGGCAGCCGAAGAATCTGTTGCCACGGAGGAAATTGCGCAGGAAGAGCCGAAAGAAGAGTAG
- a CDS encoding four helix bundle protein, whose product MKESIVHKKSFSFALDVISLYTRLVDKREYVISKQLLRAGTSIGANVEEAVSAQSRKDFLSKMSIAAKEARETRYWLRLLNESNLVDESVAIELAAVNELIRILVSIVKTVQEEPQST is encoded by the coding sequence GTGAAAGAAAGCATTGTTCATAAAAAGAGCTTTAGCTTTGCATTGGATGTTATTAGTCTCTATACCAGACTCGTAGACAAACGCGAGTATGTGATTTCGAAACAGTTGCTAAGAGCGGGAACAAGCATTGGAGCAAATGTCGAGGAGGCTGTGTCGGCACAGAGTCGGAAAGACTTCCTTTCAAAGATGTCCATTGCCGCCAAGGAAGCTCGTGAAACGAGATATTGGCTGCGATTGTTGAACGAATCAAATCTGGTAGACGAATCAGTTGCCATCGAATTGGCTGCTGTGAATGAGTTAATTCGTATCCTTGTTTCCATTGTCAAAACAGTGCAAGAGGAACCTCAGTCCACATGA
- a CDS encoding DegT/DnrJ/EryC1/StrS family aminotransferase — translation MTIPVVNTKAQNYALKDELAAAVGEVLESGWFIGGPNVSSLEEEVADLCEAEYGIAVNSGTDALVIALAANGIGPGDEVITTPFTFVATTEAIMIVGAKPVYADIDPADYNLDPNKIEEKITAKTKAILPVHLYGQCADLHGVTEIAKKHGLKVIYDGAQAIGAKYTGKGIGAYGDAATLSFYPTKNLGGCGDGGMILTNSADVAEKAGSLRVHGQDATYSYQYVGFCSRLDAIQAAVLRVKLKKINEWNETRRANAKYYIDRLSDLPIKLPVAKPDNCHVYHQFTVCVSKREEFSAKLAERGVESKVFYPHPLHLERAYANLGYKPGDFPETEKIAKECLSIPVSPELAAEERKQVAEAIRASLVELG, via the coding sequence TTGACTATACCGGTTGTCAATACAAAAGCACAAAATTATGCACTGAAGGATGAGCTGGCAGCGGCTGTCGGCGAAGTGCTTGAATCCGGCTGGTTCATAGGCGGGCCGAATGTGTCATCTCTCGAAGAAGAGGTTGCAGACCTGTGTGAGGCCGAATACGGCATTGCCGTTAACTCAGGAACGGATGCGCTTGTAATAGCGCTGGCGGCAAACGGCATCGGTCCCGGCGATGAAGTTATCACGACTCCTTTCACGTTTGTCGCGACAACCGAAGCCATTATGATAGTCGGCGCAAAGCCGGTCTATGCCGATATCGATCCTGCCGACTATAATCTGGACCCCAATAAGATCGAAGAGAAAATTACGGCCAAAACAAAGGCCATACTGCCGGTTCACCTGTATGGCCAGTGCGCCGACTTACACGGTGTCACTGAGATCGCAAAAAAACACGGGCTGAAGGTCATATATGATGGCGCCCAGGCTATCGGAGCAAAATACACAGGCAAGGGTATCGGCGCTTATGGCGACGCAGCTACCCTGAGTTTTTATCCGACAAAGAACCTCGGCGGATGTGGGGACGGCGGGATGATACTCACCAACAGCGCTGACGTAGCGGAGAAAGCCGGATCGCTTCGCGTGCATGGTCAGGATGCAACGTATTCCTACCAATATGTGGGTTTCTGCAGCCGCTTGGACGCCATACAGGCTGCTGTTTTGAGAGTGAAACTCAAGAAAATCAATGAGTGGAACGAGACCAGAAGAGCCAACGCGAAATACTACATAGACCGGCTTTCAGATCTGCCGATAAAGTTACCCGTGGCAAAACCCGACAATTGTCATGTATACCATCAGTTTACGGTCTGTGTGTCAAAGCGTGAAGAGTTCAGCGCAAAGTTGGCTGAGCGTGGAGTCGAGTCAAAGGTGTTCTACCCGCACCCGCTCCATCTTGAGCGTGCATATGCCAATCTTGGCTACAAACCCGGTGATTTCCCCGAGACGGAAAAAATCGCAAAAGAATGCCTGAGCATTCCCGTCTCTCCCGAGCTGGCAGCCGAGGAACGCAAACAGGTAGCTGAAGCTATAAGAGCATCTCTTGTGGAACTTGGCTGA
- a CDS encoding single-stranded DNA-binding protein has protein sequence MNVVMLIGRLVADPELKYTPSGVAVCQMRIAVDRRFKSETGEKVSDFFNLVAWRQRAEFAANYLHKGRLVAIEGSLQSRSWVGQDGQKRYATEVVVNNIQGLDKPKEGQQPAAAPTSDYEASPEVPAGGIESDMDYDPFAEE, from the coding sequence ATGAATGTCGTAATGCTGATCGGCCGGCTGGTCGCGGATCCTGAGTTGAAGTATACTCCGAGCGGAGTTGCGGTATGTCAAATGAGGATCGCCGTCGACAGGCGTTTTAAGTCAGAGACGGGCGAGAAAGTATCCGACTTTTTCAATCTGGTGGCATGGAGGCAGAGAGCTGAGTTTGCGGCAAATTATCTGCATAAGGGCAGACTTGTTGCAATAGAGGGTTCTTTGCAGTCACGAAGCTGGGTTGGACAAGACGGACAGAAAAGATATGCCACTGAAGTTGTTGTGAACAATATTCAGGGGCTTGACAAACCTAAAGAAGGTCAGCAGCCGGCAGCAGCGCCGACATCGGACTATGAAGCTTCGCCGGAAGTGCCCGCGGGAGGCATTGAATCGGACATGGATTACGATCCATTTGCCGAAGAATAG